A stretch of DNA from Nonomuraea muscovyensis:
CGCGCGTGGACATGAGCGAGTTCCAGGAGCGCCACACGGTGTCCCGGCTGATCGGCGCGCCTCCCGGCTACGTCGGCTACGAGGAGGCGGGGCAGCTCACCGAGGCCGTCCGGCGGCGTCCGCACGGGGTGTTGCTGCTGGACGAGATCGAGAAGGCCCACCCGGACGTGATGAACATCCTGCTCCAGATGCTCGACGACGGCCGCCTGACCGACGGCCATGGCCGCACGGTCGACTTCACCAACACCATCGTCATCATGACGAGCAACATCGGCGCCCAGATGATCCTCGAATCCGACGCCCCGGACCTGGAGGACCGGCTGATGGACCTCCTGCGGCACTCGCTGCGGCCGGAGCTGCTCAACCGCATCGACGAGACGATCGTCTTCAAGCGGCTGGAACGCGAACAGCTCCGCCAGATCGTCGAACTCCTGCTGGAGCGCACCCGGCAGCGGCTGCGCGGCCAGGGCATGGATCTGGAGGTGTCGCAGGCGGCCGTGGACTGGCTGGCGGAACGGGGTTACCAGCCGGAGTTCGGCGCCCGCCCGCTCCGGCGGACGATCCAGCGCGAACTGGACAACCGACTGTCCACGATGGTGCTGACCGGTGAGGTGAGCGAGGGCGGCCGGGTCACGGTGGGCATGGAGAACGGCGAACTCGTCCTCCGCGCCCACAACCCCGAACCGGTGGACGCCTGATCCACATCGCTCCCTGACTGGGTGCGACGCACCTAGTTGATCACCTTACGTGGTCTTTATGTGACGCGATTGGATCTTGTCCACATATACCCGCGAAGTTAGGCTCTACCCGTTTGCCAACATGCTCCGCGCTGCGCGAGTCAGGGACCTTGTTTCTGCTTCAAGTAGATGGAGCTTCGTCCGGCGCCTGCGGGCGTCCAGCGTGGTTCGGAGTGTGACGGCGTATGCGCCGGTCTTCGGCATGGGTCGCGACCCGTTCGGTGGCCTGCTCGGCCAGCAGGAAGGCACCAACCCCGCCCTCGCCACCCTGACCGACCTGCACGGCGACCTCGTCGCCACCTACACCAGCACCGCCCTGGCCACCAGCACCGCCCACGACCCCTTCGGCACGGTCACCGCCCAGACCGGAACCAAGACCAACCTCGGCTACCGGGGCGAATACACCGACCCGGACACCGGCAAGGTCAACATGCACGCCCGCTGGTACCAGCCCGGTACCGGCACCTTCACCAGTCGCGACACCGCCACCCTCACCCCCAATCCGTCCGTCCAGGCCAACCGCTACACCTACGCCAACGCCTCCCCCCTCACCGGCATCGACCCCACCGGCCACTACACCGTGATTTCAGGCGATGCCATCGGTGGGATCTGGGAGTCCGTCTACAACCCCAGCCGAGACCCCCAAGAAGTCGCCGAATCGTACGCCAAACTTGGAATCATCAGCGGAGGCGGCGGCGGAGCGTCGATGTGCACCTACGGCAAGGGTTGCAGCGCTACTGGCGACGGTGGCGGTATTGGGTATAGCGACGAAGTCAGCGCCTGTATCGCCTGCATCCAAGCGGGCCAGTCGTATTGGGGCGTCACCGTCATGACCGAAGAGGAGATGAAGAGATGGGGGCACTTGCCGAATGGGTGGCCCACACCTCCCGGCTTTTGGGAGCTGGACGAGGAAGCACGGCAGGACATTATCGACCTGGCATACGACGGAGCTTCACCCCAGATGCT
This window harbors:
- a CDS encoding RHS repeat-associated core domain-containing protein — protein: MTAYAPVFGMGRDPFGGLLGQQEGTNPALATLTDLHGDLVATYTSTALATSTAHDPFGTVTAQTGTKTNLGYRGEYTDPDTGKVNMHARWYQPGTGTFTSRDTATLTPNPSVQANRYTYANASPLTGIDPTGHYTVISGDAIGGIWESVYNPSRDPQEVAESYAKLGIISGGGGGASMCTYGKGCSATGDGGGIGYSDEVSACIACIQAGQSYWGVTVMTEEEMKRWGHLPNGWPTPPGFWELDEEARQDIIDLAYDGASPQMLNSLWRDMKKAVAVGGKSVSRQEIQRAMSQNAKLGWNLQKCHSHLNNKECRKLIEEEWEDWRKLFCGNNKYTTSCTATPVAKLVAKATDMPVKLFEFLGTQPPWITLAEFNHRAVSWARKHGATCNPQGVLVVCTGLKSGVHYGREATTIGNVVLTGERPGPAFLKHEAEHARQWDWYYQRTGFWPTFLVYYLDSSIIDACKNLYERQAEAVSKTYDCKK